The Mytilus galloprovincialis chromosome 7, xbMytGall1.hap1.1, whole genome shotgun sequence genome has a window encoding:
- the LOC143082224 gene encoding guanine nucleotide-binding protein G(I)/G(S)/G(O) subunit gamma-12-like, producing MSSAVQRLQKQLTQLREEAKVERIPVSQAIEVMKSYITEHSQGDALVIGVNQSDNPFRDQKSCAIL from the exons ATGTCTAGTGCAGTACAAAGATTACAAAAACAGCTAACACAGCTGAGAGAAGAAGCTAAAGTTGAAAGAATACCAGTCTCACAAGCAATTGAAGT gaTGAAGAGTTACATCACAGAGCATTCCCAAGGAGATGCTTTAGTAATAGGTGTGAACCAGTCAGATAACCCATTTAGAGACCAGAAATCCTGtgccattttataa